AAAAGATTCATCATTTTGCATATACCTATAGTTCAGCTCAACAAAATCTGAAGTTTTTTTTACATCTAAAATTGTAGCATTTTTCAACCGATAATTTTTCTGAATAAGATTATCTAAAACTTCCATTAATTCGTTTTCTGTGCTTTCAATATCCAATAGCAAAGTGCACCATGCTTTTTGACTTGGTTCTTCTTTAAAACCAAAAATGGCAACAGAATTATCTTTTCTATAACCATGCACTTGAGAGATTTCCCAGTTTTTAGGATATTTAAAAGAGTATCTACTTGTATTTAAAGAAGCAATTGATGAATTAGTATCCGAAGTGTTAGACGAAGTTTTGCAGCCAATACATAAAAAAATGAATATTATTTGTAAAATTCTCTTCATCTAAATTATCTCTCTATAAACTGTTTATTAATTCTACTACTTGCAATTTTAGCAGCTATAAAACCTAAAACTGTGATTGTTAAAATTACAATAAAGAGATTTAAAAATCTAAATTCTACTGGATAAGGTAAACTTTCTGTAATCATAAAAAAACCGTATTTACTTTGCAGAAAAACAGCAATTATACCAATTAGTAAACCTATAATCATTCCAAAAAAAGTAAGTAGAAAGCCTTGTAAAACAAATATTTTTTTAATTTCTTTTACAGTTGTACCTAAATTATACAATGTTTTTAAATTCGCTTTTTTATCAATAATCATCATAATTATAGTGCCAATTACGTTGAATAAAGCAATGATTACAATCAATGTAAAAATTAAATAAGAAACGAAATTCTCGGTATTAATTACTTTATAAAAAACCTCGTTTAATTGCTCTTTGGTTTGCACTCTAAAAGTTGTTCCTAATTCATTTTGAAGTTCTTCTGCAACAGCATCCGCATTTAAGGAATCTACTAATTTTAATTCTAAACCTGTAATTTGGTTTTCAGTAAACTTTAATAAATCTTTTGCTTGCTCTAAATTTACAAATACATATTTGCTTTCAAAATCTTCTGTACCAACATATAAGCCAATAATTTGAACATCTGTTTTGTAAAATGCGTTGTTAGGGTTGATAAAACCTGTGCCTGGCTTTGGCACTAAAATGGATAAGGGCTCTCCAAAACTTCTAATTCCTAAAGATAATTTTGCTGCAATAGTTCTGCCAATTACTGCTGTATTTGTGAACTCATTATCGAGCCAATTACCAATTTCTAAAGCTGAATCTATATTCGTTATTTCAGCATAATTATCTTCAACTCCTTTAATGTAAGCTATTTCATTCTTATCATTATGTTCTAAAAAAACACGTTCTTCAATAATTTTAGAACTTGCTTTTACCTCCTGATTTTTTGTTATAATTTGATAAACATCATCAGTAAGTATAAAAGATTTTCCTCTTACAGATGTAATTTTGATATCAGGATCTGAAGCATCTAATAAACTATAACTAAAGGTTCTTAAACCAGAAAAGCCAGATAAGATTATAAATAAGGCTAAAGAGCCTACAATAACTCCAAAAGAAGCAATAATGGTAATAATGTTGATAGCATTATTGCTTGTTTTAGTAAATAAATATCTTTTGGCTATGTAGAGTGAGAAATTCAATAAAGTAAATTGAATTTATATTTTTTTACGTTTTGGTAACACATCAGGATTTTTGATTGGGTTTTCATCCTGTCCGTTTAAAGATTTGTCAATTTCTTCTAAATAATCTAAGGTATCATCACCAAAAAACAATAATTCTGGCATTCTACGCAATTGATTTTTAGTTCTTCTTGCCATTTCATAACGAATTGTAGCTGTGTTAGATTGCACACCTTTTACAATTTCGGCTCTTTTATCTGAAGGAAAAATGCTTAAATATACTTTTGCAACTCCCAAATCTGAAGTAACATGTACTTTAGAAACAGAAATTAAAACTCCCTTCATACCATCTTGTGCCGCTTTTTGCAACACATCTACCAAGTCTTTTTGCAGAACTCCTGCAATTTTTCTTTGTCTGTTTGTTTCTTCCATGCCGCAAATTTACGATAATTTTAGAGAGTGTAAATTTTATTTTTTATGGCATACATCACCAAACCTACTCTATTTTTTACATTTAATTTTGTAAATAAAGTATCTCTGTAGCCATCTATAGTTTTTGGACTCAAATTCATTTCATTTGCAATTTCTTTGTATGTATACTCAGTGCAAGCAAGTTTCATAAACTGAATTTCTTTATCTCTAAAAATTATTTCTTCTTCAATATCACCTGTTACCGATTTTACAAGTAAGTTTGTAACATTTTTAGTATGATAAAAACCATTTTCTACAATTTCTATCAATGCTTTTTCTAAGATAGCTTTCTCTGTATCTTTTAACAAGTAGCCAATTGCGCCAGCTTTTAACATTTTTAGCACTGTTTTGTCATCATCTTCTACAGAAAGCGCCATAACGTTTACTGTTGGGTGTTTTTTTTGAATCCAAGCTGTGGTTTCGATGCCATTCATAATTGGCATATTAATATCCATTAAAACAACCTCTGGAATATTTGTTGAACTGGTAAATTTTTCAACCAATTCTTGACCATTTTTGCAAGTATATAACACCTCAAATTTATCAAAAATATTCACCATTGTTTGTATTGCTTGAGATAGCAATGTGTGATCATCAACAATAACTACTGAATGTTTTATCATAATTTATAATTAATTTCTAGTGTTGTTCCGTTATTTTTTGCTGATGTAAATAAAGCATCAGCACCAATTAATTTAGCTCTATGTTTAATATTTATCAACCCAATACCTTCTTTTTTATCATCGCATAAAAAACCGACACCATTGTCTTTGACTACAATTTTTAAGTGTGTTTCTGAATACTCTAAAACAACATTAAGCTCTGATGCCTTTGAGTGTTTAATTGTATTAGAGAAAAACTCTTGTAAAATTCGAAAAATAATAATGGTTGCTTTTTTGTCAATTTCTACTTCACTGCCTGTAATCGTTAAATTTGATTTTATAAATTCTAAACGATTAAAACGATCTACTTCTAGTTGTACAGCCTCTTTTAAATTGATGTTATTGATAGCTTCAGGATTAATTAATTTTGATAAAGCACGTACTTCATTTAATCCTTTTGAGATGGTTTCAGAAACTTCTTTAATATTTTCTTGGGTAGTATTTTGTAACTGGATTTTTGCTAAAGTTAAAAGTTGTCCAATATTATCATGCAATTCCCAACTTATGTTTCTAAGCGTTTCTTCTCTTATTTCAATTTGAGTTTCTGCGATTTCTTTCTCAAATTCTTCTTTAGCTAATTTTTGTTGTTTAAGTAATTCGTTTTTTCTTTTCTGGAAAATGGTAAATAATAATACAATTCCTATAGTTACAAATAATATTATTATTGTAAATATGATGATGATGATTTCTGTATTGGTTTTATCCATATTAAACTAATTATAAATATAAGGTGCATTATGATAACTACCGAAGCTAAAAGCGTAAAAAGTAACCTATCATATAAACCAAATAAATATTGTAATGAGAAAAAAGGAACACTGGCAAGATAATAAATTAAAAAACCAACTGTTAACCAAAAAGGTAACACCTTTTTATAATTCATTATTTTACTAGAATTTAATAATTTTTGTAAATATAAAAACATGAAAGGTACTACAAAAAAAGGTAAAATTATTACTGTATATTTTTGAAGTACAACATATTTAAAACTTATAAAGTAAATTATGTAATAAATTATAGAAAGAGCTATTATAATTTTTTTCGATTTTACATTAGTATTTAAAAAATAGTATATACCTATTAAAGATGAAAATTCAAAGAACGTATAAATGTTGTAAATCCAGTAATTATTACCACCACTTAAAAGCATTCCAAGTGCTTCAAATAAAACAGCAAATACTAAAAAAGCTATAAAAAAATAGTAATAAGTTTTTTTATATTTAGGTAAATATATAAGACTTAAAATAATGCTTAAAATTTCAACAACAAAAACGATATCTCCAAATTCTAAATCATTCATTTTTTTAATGGTATGGAGGTACTATTTGCATTCTATTCGCAGATGAGCTTTC
The DNA window shown above is from Polaribacter sp. Hel_I_88 and carries:
- a CDS encoding response regulator transcription factor, with translation MIKHSVVIVDDHTLLSQAIQTMVNIFDKFEVLYTCKNGQELVEKFTSSTNIPEVVLMDINMPIMNGIETTAWIQKKHPTVNVMALSVEDDDKTVLKMLKAGAIGYLLKDTEKAILEKALIEIVENGFYHTKNVTNLLVKSVTGDIEEEIIFRDKEIQFMKLACTEYTYKEIANEMNLSPKTIDGYRDTLFTKLNVKNRVGLVMYAIKNKIYTL
- a CDS encoding ABC transporter permease, translating into MNFSLYIAKRYLFTKTSNNAINIITIIASFGVIVGSLALFIILSGFSGLRTFSYSLLDASDPDIKITSVRGKSFILTDDVYQIITKNQEVKASSKIIEERVFLEHNDKNEIAYIKGVEDNYAEITNIDSALEIGNWLDNEFTNTAVIGRTIAAKLSLGIRSFGEPLSILVPKPGTGFINPNNAFYKTDVQIIGLYVGTEDFESKYVFVNLEQAKDLLKFTENQITGLELKLVDSLNADAVAEELQNELGTTFRVQTKEQLNEVFYKVINTENFVSYLIFTLIVIIALFNVIGTIIMMIIDKKANLKTLYNLGTTVKEIKKIFVLQGFLLTFFGMIIGLLIGIIAVFLQSKYGFFMITESLPYPVEFRFLNLFIVILTITVLGFIAAKIASSRINKQFIER
- a CDS encoding sensor histidine kinase; its protein translation is MDKTNTEIIIIIFTIIILFVTIGIVLLFTIFQKRKNELLKQQKLAKEEFEKEIAETQIEIREETLRNISWELHDNIGQLLTLAKIQLQNTTQENIKEVSETISKGLNEVRALSKLINPEAINNINLKEAVQLEVDRFNRLEFIKSNLTITGSEVEIDKKATIIIFRILQEFFSNTIKHSKASELNVVLEYSETHLKIVVKDNGVGFLCDDKKEGIGLINIKHRAKLIGADALFTSAKNNGTTLEINYKL
- the rbfA gene encoding 30S ribosome-binding factor RbfA; its protein translation is MEETNRQRKIAGVLQKDLVDVLQKAAQDGMKGVLISVSKVHVTSDLGVAKVYLSIFPSDKRAEIVKGVQSNTATIRYEMARRTKNQLRRMPELLFFGDDTLDYLEEIDKSLNGQDENPIKNPDVLPKRKKI